GCTGATTTTACAGCTTCTACAAGTTCTGGTCCTTCTTCTACTTTAAATACACCTAAACCGAACCAAGGCATTTCTACACCGTTATTTAATACTGCTTTACTTTGTAAGTTTTTCATTTTATTTTCTCTCCTTTTATTTTACTTGATCTCTTTTTTCTAATGTCATGCTCCACGCTGTTAAAATAACAGCGGCTACTACCATAAGGCCGCCTACCCAAGCAGTATGGATTAATCCTAACGAATTCGTTACAAGGCCACCTATATAAGAACCTAAAGCGATTCCTCCGTTAAATGCGGCAATATTAATTGCTGAAGCAACATCCACCGCACTCGGAACAAAGCGCTCTGCCAATATAACTACATATACTTGTAGCCCCGGAACATTCATAAATGCGAATAGTCCCATGAAAATAATTGTGATTAATCCAGCTACCTTAAATGGCGCTGTAAATGTTAAAACAAATAATATAATCGCTTGAATTAAGAACATGTAAAATAGCGCTCGAATCGGATTATGATTCGATAATTTTCCGCCAACCATATTCCCTATCGCAATGGCAATTCCATACACTAATAAAATGATCGTAACCGTACTTGCTTCAAATCCTGTTACTTCTTGTAATAGTGGTGATAAATACGTAAATGTTACGAATGTACCGCCATATCCAAGTGCAGTAATAATGAAGACAAGTAATAGTCTTCCATTTTTAATTAATTTAAATTGATCACGAAAC
This genomic window from Bacillus anthracis str. Vollum contains:
- a CDS encoding MFS transporter, which translates into the protein MFALLALAISAFGIGTTEFISVGLLPSISKDLNVSVTTAGLTVSLYALGAAVGAPVLTALTASMSRKTLLMWIMVIFIIGNGIAAVATSFTILIIARIVSAFAHGVFMSIGSTIAAAIVPENKRASAIAIMFTGLTVATITGVPIGTFIGQQFGWRASFMAIVVIGIIAFIANSILVPSNLKNGVPVSFRDQFKLIKNGRLLLVFIITALGYGGTFVTFTYLSPLLQEVTGFEASTVTIILLVYGIAIAIGNMVGGKLSNHNPIRALFYMFLIQAIILFVLTFTAPFKVAGLITIIFMGLFAFMNVPGLQVYVVILAERFVPSAVDVASAINIAAFNGGIALGSYIGGLVTNSLGLIHTAWVGGLMVVAAVILTAWSMTLEKRDQVK